In a single window of the Ferrimicrobium acidiphilum DSM 19497 genome:
- a CDS encoding helix-turn-helix transcriptional regulator — MSKSYEAKDTMVNHELQQEARALGDRTRHRLFRYIVDAPGPVGVAELTQFVHLNHNAVRQHLAVLKEAGLIAEEIEKRSRPGRPGLLYRAHPEAAGKWNLPGAYSWLATLLSDAIRSGQSPREVGRQDGNRRAAELVGSTEGVELLEAEITRRGFRPQRVQRGRRIDFVLQRCPFADVAESDPDTVCQLHLGLAEGLAEGLGGLMVERLTVLDPRQAGCCLTILQCSVDGAANI; from the coding sequence GTGAGCAAGTCTTATGAAGCAAAAGACACTATGGTCAACCACGAGCTCCAGCAAGAGGCCAGGGCTCTCGGTGACCGAACACGTCACCGCTTATTTCGTTACATAGTTGATGCACCTGGCCCAGTGGGCGTCGCCGAGCTTACGCAATTCGTACACCTCAATCACAATGCAGTGCGTCAGCACCTCGCAGTTCTAAAGGAGGCCGGACTGATTGCTGAGGAGATCGAGAAACGTTCCCGCCCGGGCCGCCCCGGTTTGCTGTATCGGGCTCACCCAGAGGCTGCAGGGAAATGGAATCTCCCCGGGGCGTACTCCTGGCTAGCTACCCTGCTGAGCGACGCCATCCGCAGTGGGCAAAGCCCACGCGAGGTAGGTCGTCAAGACGGGAACCGCCGTGCAGCGGAACTGGTTGGTAGCACAGAAGGAGTCGAACTGCTCGAAGCGGAGATTACCCGACGTGGATTTCGCCCACAGCGGGTCCAGAGGGGACGGCGAATCGACTTTGTGCTTCAGCGCTGTCCATTCGCCGATGTTGCCGAATCTGATCCTGATACTGTGTGCCAGCTACACCTCGGTCTCGCTGAGGGTCTCGCTGAGGGTCTCGGCGGCCTCATGGTCGAACGGCTCACGGTCTTGGATCCACGCCAGGCAGGCTGTTGTCTAACCATACTGCAATGCTCAGTGGATGGAGCCGCCAATATCTGA
- a CDS encoding ABC transporter ATP-binding protein, which produces MSVAIIEADGLTKRFGGQTAVDEVTFSVNEGAVFGFLGPNGAGKTTTIRIVLGLIFADAGGFSLLGEQKSSRLHRVLPRVGAFIEGPGYVPYLSARQNLDRFLAAEGIRRSGRPKLIADALEAVGLEMVVDRPVGRYSLGMRQRLGLAQALLGERDLYILDEPTNGLDPSGMREVRRLIGELAARGKTVFISTHLLAEAEQICSHVAFMSQGRLVKSGALDELRSDYPQQLKILGTPVGRIMELIGPQARLDGPAVMADLSPKDGPRLLQAMIVDGIEIAEFTWLTPSLEEIFIAEVGEGFDVR; this is translated from the coding sequence GTGAGTGTCGCCATCATAGAGGCTGATGGCCTCACCAAGCGTTTCGGTGGCCAAACAGCGGTTGACGAGGTGACCTTCTCGGTCAACGAAGGTGCTGTCTTTGGGTTTCTAGGCCCCAATGGGGCTGGCAAGACCACCACTATACGCATCGTTCTTGGGCTCATTTTCGCCGATGCTGGTGGCTTTTCTCTGCTGGGCGAACAGAAGAGCTCTCGACTCCATCGGGTTCTCCCAAGGGTCGGTGCCTTTATAGAGGGTCCCGGATACGTGCCGTATCTAAGCGCACGCCAGAACTTGGATCGGTTCTTGGCTGCTGAGGGGATCCGGCGATCAGGGCGTCCCAAGTTGATTGCAGATGCGTTAGAGGCGGTCGGCCTTGAGATGGTGGTGGACAGGCCGGTTGGTCGCTACTCATTGGGAATGCGTCAGAGGCTCGGACTCGCACAGGCACTTCTGGGCGAGCGAGATCTCTATATTCTTGACGAACCAACTAATGGACTCGATCCGAGTGGTATGCGTGAGGTTCGTCGTCTGATCGGGGAGTTGGCTGCAAGAGGCAAAACCGTGTTTATCTCTACCCACCTTCTCGCAGAGGCAGAACAGATCTGTTCGCACGTTGCCTTCATGTCACAAGGTCGTTTGGTGAAGTCTGGAGCTCTCGACGAACTGCGAAGCGATTACCCCCAACAACTGAAGATTCTAGGAACCCCGGTTGGTCGCATCATGGAGCTGATTGGTCCTCAAGCGAGGTTAGATGGGCCGGCGGTGATGGCGGATCTGAGTCCGAAGGATGGACCGCGTCTATTGCAGGCGATGATTGTCGACGGTATTGAGATCGCTGAGTTTACCTGGCTTACTCCAAGTCTGGAAGAGATTTTTATCGCTGAAGTTGGTGAGGGTTTCGATGTTCGTTGA
- a CDS encoding LolA family protein codes for MTRWKYRFGIPLIGAAVALGAASLTPALTNAQHPLLQPMSPSQLIAAVMGAAPVQYSGQLQITSNMLGSDASLLSSLGQSVALPEGTSQLMVYRGAGPNLRVQEINAQSERDLYVNSSGAWLWSSAGSKASHFQASSTTQSTALSQGTNPTVAADNLVNRLAPTSQVKLGSNVYVAGHAAYTLSLAPLQSGSSISSIRLSVDAKNYHVLGVSVYSVHSSTPVLQMDYQSISFASPSATNFSFTPPAGTTVNTVTASQLKSMFSPFTSTTKPVTLGTSWQTVVELPKGSLSKLSSALGSTALSDLETPVTLANGGTASLIHTELVNMLVLPNGSILAGAVRSSVLESDAGALGF; via the coding sequence ATGACTCGCTGGAAGTATAGGTTCGGAATCCCATTGATTGGTGCGGCAGTAGCCCTGGGAGCAGCTTCGCTTACACCGGCCCTCACCAATGCACAGCACCCTCTGTTGCAGCCGATGTCACCCTCCCAACTCATAGCTGCCGTCATGGGTGCAGCCCCAGTGCAATACTCCGGCCAGCTCCAGATAACATCGAATATGCTCGGTTCCGATGCCTCCCTGCTATCGAGCTTAGGGCAGAGTGTGGCGTTGCCTGAAGGTACTTCGCAGCTGATGGTCTATCGAGGGGCCGGCCCGAACCTCAGGGTGCAAGAGATCAATGCCCAATCGGAGAGGGATCTATACGTAAACAGCAGTGGGGCATGGCTCTGGAGTTCAGCTGGATCTAAGGCCTCCCACTTTCAAGCTAGCTCTACGACGCAGTCCACTGCGCTTAGCCAGGGGACTAACCCGACGGTTGCGGCCGATAACCTCGTGAATCGGCTGGCTCCAACGTCACAAGTCAAGCTTGGATCCAATGTTTACGTGGCTGGACATGCTGCCTATACGCTGTCGTTGGCACCGCTCCAGAGTGGATCGTCGATCTCGTCTATTCGGCTCTCCGTGGATGCAAAGAACTATCATGTGCTAGGGGTCTCGGTGTATTCGGTCCACTCCTCCACGCCGGTGCTGCAGATGGACTACCAGTCGATCAGTTTCGCTAGCCCAAGCGCGACCAACTTCAGTTTTACCCCGCCTGCGGGTACCACGGTAAATACGGTCACCGCGAGTCAACTTAAGTCTATGTTCTCGCCGTTTACCTCTACTACGAAGCCAGTGACGCTAGGAACAAGCTGGCAGACGGTTGTCGAGCTCCCAAAGGGTAGTTTGAGCAAGCTGTCGAGTGCACTCGGCTCTACAGCCCTCAGCGATCTCGAAACTCCTGTCACGCTCGCAAATGGTGGTACGGCGAGCTTGATCCACACCGAACTAGTAAATATGTTGGTCTTGCCCAATGGGTCGATTCTTGCCGGTGCTGTGCGCAGCTCCGTGTTAGAGAGCGACGCTGGGGCGCTTGGGTTCTAG
- a CDS encoding transposase family protein: MGLVTTHHWRTPVEQNPIRIAEILLGLKDVNLIGVEDLGDEDSKTPLRVHIECLGERPKCPVCNGMSYSKGGSLVELIDLQSFGRPVRLIWHKRRWECKDENCSSASWSDVDTRIAAPRLKLTDRAARFATRVVGRDGRSVSSVARELDCDWHTINDAVIAYGTPLVEDPNRFDKVRALGLDETLFYREGRYRTQKWSTSIVDVMSATLLDVVPGKGGAEPKKWIASQPREWRDDIKWGTLDLAGSY, translated from the coding sequence ATGGGATTAGTAACAACTCATCACTGGAGGACCCCTGTGGAACAAAATCCTATCCGCATTGCAGAGATCTTGCTCGGTCTAAAGGACGTCAATTTGATTGGTGTCGAGGATCTGGGTGACGAAGATTCAAAGACACCCCTTCGGGTCCATATCGAGTGTCTGGGTGAGCGGCCAAAATGCCCAGTCTGTAATGGGATGAGTTATTCCAAGGGAGGCTCACTAGTAGAGCTGATTGATCTACAAAGCTTTGGCCGTCCCGTAAGGCTCATCTGGCACAAACGCAGGTGGGAGTGTAAGGATGAGAACTGTTCTTCTGCGTCATGGAGTGATGTGGACACTAGGATCGCAGCCCCAAGGCTAAAACTCACCGATAGGGCAGCTAGATTCGCAACCCGAGTGGTTGGTAGAGACGGACGATCGGTGTCATCGGTAGCCAGAGAGCTTGATTGTGACTGGCACACAATCAATGATGCTGTGATTGCCTATGGGACTCCCCTCGTTGAGGATCCAAATCGCTTTGACAAGGTTCGTGCACTTGGATTAGATGAGACCCTGTTCTATCGCGAGGGTCGCTATCGGACCCAGAAGTGGTCTACTTCAATCGTGGACGTTATGAGCGCAACCCTTCTTGATGTAGTTCCTGGTAAAGGAGGAGCGGAGCCAAAGAAGTGGATAGCTAGTCAGCCCAGGGAGTGGCGTGATGATATCAAGTGGGGAACCCTTGATCTGGCTGGTTCCTATAG
- a CDS encoding succinate dehydrogenase, whose product MSNIIKVVLGILGLIIAFALISFVLKLISMISTIVIVGIIVGVVVSLIRRGRSKRKNTAA is encoded by the coding sequence ATGAGCAACATCATCAAGGTAGTGTTGGGAATCTTAGGGTTGATCATCGCCTTCGCCTTGATCTCCTTTGTCCTAAAGCTGATCTCAATGATCTCGACGATCGTCATTGTCGGCATCATCGTTGGCGTTGTTGTAAGTCTGATTCGGAGAGGTCGGTCTAAGCGTAAAAATACAGCAGCGTGA
- a CDS encoding NAD-dependent succinate-semialdehyde dehydrogenase, whose translation MSVEEERVVASVPMGLLIGGEWRHARSGNELRVEDPATGDSIAMVADGGPEDAIDALEAASRAQASWAATAPRFRAEILRAAFELIMARQDDLALLMTLEMGKPVAESKGEVAYAAEFFRWFSEEAVRMKGEYYRSPDGITKVLTTRSPVGPCYLITPWNFPLAMGTRKIGPALAAGCTVILKPAEQTPLCSLALGSILLEAGLPAGVLNIVNTSEPDVITDRLIGDTRLRKLSFTGSTEVGKTLMRNASTNLLRLSMELGGNAPLIVFSDADLDKAIPGAIFAKMRNGGEACTSANRILVHKDLADSFSERLAEELSKMKVARGTVAGAQVGPLIDQDALTKVSGLLEEATAAGGRLLTGGDRVGDKGYFYAPTVITGVPRGARIFREEIFGPVAPIYTFDDDDEAYALANDTNYGLVSYIFTESFKRVHLAIDALQSGMVGVNQGLVSNAAAPFGGVKHSGFGREGGFEGIQEYLDVKYAALNLS comes from the coding sequence ATGAGTGTGGAAGAAGAGAGAGTCGTTGCTAGCGTACCAATGGGTCTTCTGATTGGTGGCGAATGGCGTCACGCTCGTTCCGGTAACGAGTTGAGAGTCGAGGATCCCGCGACTGGCGACTCCATAGCCATGGTCGCTGACGGAGGTCCGGAGGATGCGATCGATGCCCTAGAGGCAGCATCTCGAGCACAAGCGAGTTGGGCTGCGACTGCGCCACGTTTTCGCGCGGAGATTCTCCGTGCTGCCTTCGAGTTGATTATGGCTAGACAGGATGATCTTGCGCTTTTGATGACTCTGGAGATGGGAAAGCCGGTAGCGGAGTCCAAGGGTGAGGTTGCATATGCTGCCGAGTTCTTTCGCTGGTTCTCTGAGGAAGCCGTTCGGATGAAGGGGGAGTACTACCGTTCGCCTGATGGCATAACTAAGGTGCTGACCACTCGGTCACCGGTCGGGCCGTGCTATCTGATTACTCCTTGGAACTTCCCGCTTGCCATGGGCACCAGAAAGATTGGACCAGCACTTGCTGCGGGGTGCACGGTCATTCTCAAGCCTGCTGAGCAGACCCCTTTGTGTTCGCTGGCCCTGGGATCGATCCTGCTTGAGGCTGGACTACCAGCTGGTGTGCTCAACATTGTCAATACCTCTGAACCTGACGTCATTACAGATCGCTTAATTGGCGATACTCGACTAAGGAAACTTTCGTTTACTGGCTCCACCGAGGTTGGCAAGACGTTGATGCGTAATGCGTCTACCAATCTCCTTCGACTCTCCATGGAGCTTGGTGGCAATGCGCCATTGATCGTCTTTTCTGATGCAGACCTCGATAAGGCGATTCCAGGGGCGATATTCGCGAAGATGCGTAATGGTGGAGAGGCTTGCACGAGCGCGAACCGTATCTTGGTGCACAAAGACCTCGCAGACTCGTTCTCGGAGCGTCTTGCTGAAGAGCTGTCGAAGATGAAGGTTGCTCGCGGAACGGTTGCTGGGGCGCAGGTCGGACCGCTTATAGATCAAGATGCGCTGACGAAAGTCTCCGGTTTGTTAGAAGAGGCGACCGCAGCTGGCGGGCGTCTTCTTACCGGTGGTGATCGAGTTGGTGACAAGGGTTATTTTTATGCGCCAACGGTTATAACGGGAGTCCCTAGGGGTGCGAGGATATTCCGGGAGGAGATCTTCGGTCCCGTTGCTCCGATCTATACCTTTGACGATGATGATGAGGCGTATGCGTTAGCCAATGACACCAACTATGGGCTTGTGTCCTATATATTCACGGAGTCATTCAAACGGGTACATCTGGCCATCGACGCACTTCAGTCGGGTATGGTGGGAGTCAATCAGGGTCTGGTATCCAATGCGGCCGCCCCGTTCGGCGGCGTCAAGCACTCCGGATTCGGCAGGGAAGGCGGCTTCGAGGGTATTCAGGAGTACCTGGACGTAAAGTACGCTGCCCTCAATCTCAGCTAG
- a CDS encoding sigma-70 family RNA polymerase sigma factor, with amino-acid sequence MANKQATTATSEARGRRRSAQAEVDTALAAAGLGADSIRLFLDDLAKHPLPSSAEQVELAKRVRDGDEEAKVEMVAANLRLVVHWARRYQDRGVELSDLIQEGTFGLIRAVEKFDWRRGFKFSTYATWWVRQSLQRAVHNHGQAIRLPMEAAERSRRVDNVSRELAADLGRPPTEDEIAVASNLSHSQLADVRHAARVVASLDQAVGPEGETSLGDLVVGPDTSFEDDIDDSISREMLRKAVEELDQLERDVVTLRFGLNGDRPASLEATARMLGIGPRRARRLEASALSRLADHPALKTSAA; translated from the coding sequence ATGGCTAACAAGCAAGCTACAACAGCAACCAGTGAGGCACGAGGTCGTCGTCGTTCCGCGCAAGCCGAGGTCGATACGGCTTTGGCCGCGGCTGGCCTCGGTGCCGATTCGATTCGCCTTTTCCTCGATGATCTCGCAAAGCATCCGCTCCCTTCCTCTGCTGAGCAGGTTGAGTTGGCTAAGCGAGTGCGTGACGGCGATGAGGAGGCCAAGGTAGAGATGGTCGCGGCGAACTTGCGGCTGGTCGTCCACTGGGCGCGCCGGTACCAAGATCGTGGAGTGGAACTATCTGACCTGATCCAGGAGGGCACCTTCGGTCTCATTCGCGCGGTTGAGAAATTTGATTGGCGCCGTGGTTTCAAGTTCTCGACCTACGCGACCTGGTGGGTACGCCAATCTTTGCAGAGGGCCGTACACAACCATGGTCAGGCAATTCGGCTCCCAATGGAGGCGGCTGAGCGGTCGCGTCGCGTCGACAATGTGTCACGCGAGCTTGCAGCCGACCTCGGTCGGCCACCTACCGAAGATGAGATCGCCGTTGCATCGAACCTCTCGCATTCACAGTTAGCCGACGTTCGCCATGCAGCACGTGTAGTGGCGAGTCTTGACCAAGCAGTTGGTCCAGAAGGTGAGACGAGTCTCGGAGATCTTGTCGTAGGACCGGATACGTCGTTCGAAGACGACATCGACGACTCGATCTCGCGCGAGATGCTCCGCAAAGCAGTCGAGGAGCTCGACCAACTTGAGCGCGACGTCGTGACCTTGCGCTTCGGCTTGAATGGAGATCGTCCGGCCTCACTTGAGGCGACGGCTCGCATGTTGGGTATTGGTCCTCGACGAGCACGTCGCCTAGAGGCTTCTGCGCTAAGTCGATTGGCGGATCACCCTGCACTTAAGACCTCTGCTGCTTAG
- a CDS encoding ABC transporter permease translates to MFVEELKRVFRRPRNLIILGLISLVPILLGIVVRFASHGGPHGGGPAFFAEITQNAVFLPLAALASMETLILPLAASIIAGDSVAGDAANGSLRYLLVRRVPRARIIHAKIVASLVYTLALSLTIAVIGLVAGSILFPHHQVITLSGVPISFLHGVSEAMLAALVVGASIFSVTMVGIAVSTFTSSSLAATSIAVTVAIASEVLDAIPQLEKIRPILLSNYWSSFINIFRSPIIAGPIYKDLLEQLGWMAVFYLLAVFNFSQRDITS, encoded by the coding sequence ATGTTCGTTGAGGAGCTGAAGCGGGTTTTTCGAAGGCCACGGAACCTGATCATCCTCGGGTTAATTTCGCTAGTTCCGATTCTTCTAGGGATAGTCGTTCGTTTTGCCAGTCATGGTGGACCCCATGGGGGTGGCCCCGCGTTCTTTGCTGAGATCACCCAGAATGCGGTCTTTCTCCCGCTCGCTGCGCTTGCGTCGATGGAGACCTTGATTCTCCCACTCGCCGCCTCCATCATTGCAGGCGATTCGGTCGCAGGCGATGCTGCTAATGGTTCTTTGCGCTATCTTTTGGTACGTCGCGTGCCGAGAGCAAGAATTATTCATGCCAAGATCGTGGCGTCTTTGGTGTACACGCTTGCATTGAGCCTCACAATAGCTGTTATAGGTTTGGTTGCCGGTTCTATTTTGTTCCCTCATCATCAGGTGATTACCCTTTCAGGGGTACCGATATCTTTCCTGCACGGAGTCAGCGAGGCGATGCTCGCCGCCCTTGTTGTGGGTGCCTCGATCTTCTCGGTCACCATGGTTGGCATCGCCGTCTCCACCTTTACCTCCTCCTCGTTGGCGGCGACTTCGATAGCGGTGACGGTAGCGATTGCGTCGGAGGTGCTTGACGCTATTCCACAGCTCGAGAAGATTCGACCTATCCTGCTTTCGAACTACTGGTCGTCATTCATCAACATTTTTCGGTCTCCGATTATTGCTGGTCCCATCTATAAAGATCTCCTTGAACAGCTGGGGTGGATGGCTGTGTTCTATCTACTTGCAGTATTTAACTTCTCGCAACGCGATATTACTAGCTAG